The sequence ACGGCCAATTAACTGAACTGAAGTAACCGAAATGTCCATTGTCTCAAGTCTTGCTGTTCATCATCATGGAGACAGTAGATATGGGTTTTCAAGCTCCACAGTGCCACCTTGTGGCTGTTTATTGAATAGGTCAGTGTGCCCAGTGGCCTAATGGTTCAGGATGTTGGGCCGTTAGGAAAGAATTTGACATGGACTCAGTCTTTTGCAAGTTTATCCTGACAACTGACATCtagccaaaataaaaaaaaaatttgccaCCCTCTGCAATCAGAGACACATAAGCGATGATGGTCCATTTTTCATTAGCTAGCTGGGTTTATGTAAATtttgataagaaaaaaataataaaaatgagcgttttgtattttatcaaTTCGTTTTGTATAAATCATAAAATAACTAAAGGCTAATGTGGACATCTCTACTTAGCCCCATTTCGATTCACCTTTCCATGATTTGAAAGCAAGAAATGAGTAGCCACTGCAGCTAAAGTGCCCAGTCACATCTATTTCCTTTCACCAATCACCAACAAACACATGTCCCGAGAGGCTTTGTTAGCTGAATTGTTCATAGGTGGttatatattcaattgaaatcTGGAAGGGTTTATTTTACTTACATTTGCCCTGATGTCCTCGTATGGGGTTCCACCTGCGCCGCCTATCCGAAAAGGTGTTTTAAACGGCCACACTCAGCTCAAGAAAGTCCTTCTCACTGGAAGTCAAGGTGCTCCTGATCTTTCCAACAAGTATTGGGCATCTTAGTTGCCTTAAACGTTAAAAAAAGTACTTTATTCCAAAATAACAGGATATTGACCAAGGATTGTAAGCAAGCCAGTGACATGCCTTCTGACGTAGTCAGGCAGATGTCAAATCAAGCAGACTCCACCCAAAAAGTGGGCGTCAGTAAATCCACAGCCAGTCCCAATTTACATACCATTTAATCCGTTTTCAAGAGGGAATTGTtgtactgacatttttttaatgcagtcctgtcttaaaaaataaagtcatgtTTATGCAATGTCCACAGACCTACCTGAAAGAGATCATGAGGGAAATTGGAACATACAACAGCAAAGGTGCTCACAAAAGCACATGGGAGCTGAAAGCAGAGTACAGGCACTACCAGTCTGCTGAGGAAGAAGAGATGCAGACAGCCTAACAATGTTTCAAGTAACTTTTATCCTGCCAGCATGGTACACGCTTGTTGCTTCAATTATGCTGGTAGTCTTTGTTAGTGATTATCAGAGGGATTGGTTTACTTTTTAATGCAAGCCTTTGCCTAGTATATTGGGAGTACAATAAAGTTTGACTATCAAtattgctgtctttttttttccttcccacTGTTGCTAATGACAACTGCAGACCCTTGTAGCCATGTTTACAGAACACCATGAGGTAGAAACATGCTGCTTTggattttaaaatttaaaatggcTGTGACCGCGCCCAAACCAGACTCATGTAAGAGGATGAGAATCCAAACATACACGAGGCAAACTTCTTAAAGATGAAACAGCAAAGAAATCATGCCAATACCCCAAATAATCACACTGTtaataaaaaggaaacaagCAGAAGATGGTACtcagatttattttaaacttAAAAGCAATGTGGATGGAATTTCAAATGCAACTATGAACCCAGAGTGGAAGGGAAAGCAGAGTTGTATTTGCTAAAACATCCCAAAAGTCCAAATCTGGGAGCCTTGAACATATTCCTTCAGTTGTACTgcgaaaaaaaagtcaaacactggtgatttcaaaagaaaaagtgaaaaaaaacttttgtccAATGGGCCATGATGTAAATATAGCGCAAGTTGCCCTCTGCTCTTGGGGCATTTGGGAAGAAGCGGCAGCCAGTTGACAGATTAGTCCATGGAGTTACTgtagaggagaaaaaaaaaaacagaaatagtATGCATTATTTGGCACAATACCTGCAATTTGAGTTTTGTGTAGCACCCAGCAGCAGAACACTTACACATTTCTCAGCGATGAGGCCATCTTTAAAGAAGCGCATGAAAGGTGTGACATTGTCCTCACGGTAGTCCAGAATTCCAACCATACCGTCAACGTTCATAGACTCGCCTGTGTAAAACTGGAGTGACAACAACTGGGCTTAACACATCTATCAACAAacgcttgtttgttttgcattgaGCGCGTCTGCATGTACTTACCAGGAAATCCTTGAAATTCGGGAGGATCTTTTTGATTTCAGAATTGGCGTCGGCCACAAACTTCTCCACTCTCTCGGGGTTGGATTCTACTAACTTTGACTTGATGCTGGAAATGAAATGCTCTTGAAATCATGTGCTACAATAGCCTTCAAGTATGCTAATCAATCTTGATTGATTGGCGGACGGTCGGCTTAGCAAGTTGTAACCTACCTCTTGACGTAATCCTTGATGTAGGTGAGGTAAGCCTTCTTGTCGAAGATCGTCTGCTGCAGTTTGTGGAAAAGGACGATGTTCACGCCAGACTCCACCGACGCCTCTGATGTTTCCCCCTGCTCCTCAGCCGAAGCGTTGGCACCGATTAAAGAGTCGTCGATGTCGTTCGAGGTGGTGACGTACTAAAACA comes from Syngnathus acus chromosome 21, fSynAcu1.2, whole genome shotgun sequence and encodes:
- the tpt1 gene encoding translationally-controlled tumor protein homolog, which translates into the protein MIIYRCTISGDEMFSDVYPIKETPIFYEVEGKYVTTSNDIDDSLIGANASAEEQGETSEASVESGVNIVLFHKLQQTIFDKKAYLTYIKDYVKSIKSKLVESNPERVEKFVADANSEIKKILPNFKDFLFYTGESMNVDGMVGILDYREDNVTPFMRFFKDGLIAEKC